Proteins from a genomic interval of uncultured Desulfuromusa sp.:
- a CDS encoding calcium/sodium antiporter: MALILPAFALIFGLLLLVWSADRFVDGAAATARYAGMPPLLIGIVVIGFGTSAPELVVSAISSLQGNPGLALGNAYGSNISNIALILGLTAFISPITVKSGVLRRELPILLGVTILGAALLLDLTLSRFDSCVLLLVFTVVMGWSIWNGLKQRQDSLGVDVDDMLDKNPMSRQSAMVWLLVGMCLLVVSSRVLVWGAVEIARGFGVSDLIIGLTVVAIGTSLPELASALAAIRKGEHDLAIGNVIGSNLFNTLAVVGLAGAIRPLDIGAEVLYRDSLLMGLLTLVLFMVRADKDGEKKISRVDGFLLLIIYLGYSGYLISKVFGLV; encoded by the coding sequence CCGTTTTGTTGATGGGGCGGCAGCGACAGCGCGATATGCAGGAATGCCGCCCTTATTAATAGGCATAGTTGTCATCGGCTTTGGAACGTCTGCCCCGGAATTAGTTGTTTCCGCAATATCCTCATTACAAGGAAATCCCGGGTTGGCTCTTGGGAATGCCTATGGATCTAATATTTCTAATATTGCCCTTATTCTCGGGTTAACTGCTTTCATCAGTCCAATAACTGTCAAATCAGGGGTGCTTCGTAGGGAACTGCCAATTTTACTTGGTGTGACCATTTTGGGTGCTGCTTTGTTGTTGGACTTGACTCTGAGTCGATTTGATTCCTGTGTTTTGCTGCTGGTGTTTACTGTTGTTATGGGATGGTCGATCTGGAATGGGCTGAAACAAAGACAAGACAGCCTTGGTGTCGACGTGGATGACATGTTGGATAAAAATCCCATGTCTCGTCAGAGTGCAATGGTCTGGCTGCTTGTGGGAATGTGTCTTCTTGTTGTCAGTTCAAGGGTTCTGGTTTGGGGTGCTGTTGAGATAGCTCGTGGGTTTGGGGTCAGTGACCTGATTATCGGTTTAACTGTTGTTGCGATAGGAACGTCCTTGCCCGAATTAGCATCAGCACTGGCAGCTATCCGAAAAGGTGAACATGATCTTGCCATTGGCAACGTTATTGGCTCGAACTTGTTTAATACCCTGGCTGTAGTCGGCTTGGCAGGAGCTATCCGGCCTTTAGATATTGGAGCTGAAGTTCTCTACCGTGATAGCCTGCTTATGGGCCTTTTGACCTTGGTTTTATTTATGGTTCGCGCGGATAAAGATGGTGAAAAAAAGATTTCCAGAGTTGATGGTTTCTTGTTGTTAATTATTTATCTTGGTTACTCTGGTTATTTAATTTCAAAAGTTTTTGGACTTGTGTAA